In Spirochaeta thermophila DSM 6578, the following proteins share a genomic window:
- a CDS encoding bifunctional anthranilate synthase component II/anthranilate phosphoribosyltransferase has product MYLLIDNYDSFTYNIYQYLCELAEEPVRVVRNDEITVEEVEALHPRGIIISPGPGRPEDAGISLEVIRRFAGKVPILGVCLGHQCIGQAFGARIVQAKRIMHGKTDTVHLDGKGIFRMLPRTLTCVRYHSLVIDEESLPPEFEVTARSSDGEIMGVRHREWVLEGVQFHPESIATEEGKRMLANFLSYKREPFDYRGFLSRLLEGEDASREEAEEFMDELTSGNLTPAQIAGALVALNAKGFAPQEVAGCAAVLKRKAVPFPAEGAFLDTCGTGGDGLGTFNISSCAALVAAACGVPVAKHGNRAVSSKSGSADFYAALGIPVDLPPDVAARMLEQEGFVFLFAPRYHGAMKYAAGPRRELGIKTIMNFVGPLSNPAGAVYQLVGVFSRDYLSLMAEAALQLGVRRVMAVHGEDGQDEVSVTGRTFYVYLDAEGRREEGVFEPEDLGVGRYPLEEVLGGTPEENVEEARRVFAGEGRPALRDAVAANAGVALYVAGAVSSPSEGVGTALDVLSSGKVGELVERLVSHGKERV; this is encoded by the coding sequence ATGTACCTTCTCATCGATAACTACGATTCGTTCACCTACAACATCTACCAGTACCTCTGTGAGCTCGCCGAAGAGCCGGTGAGGGTGGTTCGAAACGACGAGATCACGGTGGAAGAGGTGGAGGCCTTGCACCCCAGGGGGATCATCATCTCCCCCGGACCGGGACGGCCCGAGGATGCGGGGATCTCGCTCGAGGTGATACGCCGGTTCGCCGGCAAGGTACCCATCCTGGGGGTGTGTCTGGGGCACCAGTGCATCGGACAGGCCTTCGGTGCGCGCATCGTGCAGGCGAAGCGTATCATGCACGGCAAGACCGATACCGTGCACCTGGACGGTAAGGGGATCTTCCGGATGCTCCCCAGGACGCTCACCTGCGTCCGCTATCACTCCCTGGTGATCGACGAGGAGAGCCTTCCGCCCGAGTTCGAGGTCACGGCACGTAGTTCGGACGGTGAGATCATGGGGGTCCGTCACAGGGAGTGGGTCCTCGAAGGGGTGCAGTTCCATCCCGAGTCGATCGCCACCGAGGAGGGAAAGCGTATGCTCGCCAATTTCCTCTCCTACAAGCGCGAGCCGTTCGACTATCGCGGGTTTCTCAGCAGGCTCCTCGAGGGTGAGGACGCCTCCCGCGAGGAGGCCGAGGAGTTCATGGACGAGCTCACGAGCGGGAACCTCACACCTGCGCAGATCGCAGGGGCCCTCGTGGCGCTCAATGCCAAGGGGTTTGCCCCCCAGGAGGTGGCAGGGTGTGCAGCGGTGCTAAAGCGTAAGGCAGTGCCGTTTCCGGCAGAGGGGGCGTTTCTCGACACGTGTGGGACAGGGGGTGACGGCCTCGGCACCTTTAACATTTCGTCCTGTGCGGCCCTGGTTGCGGCTGCGTGTGGGGTTCCGGTGGCCAAGCACGGCAACCGGGCGGTGAGCTCGAAGAGCGGGAGCGCGGACTTCTATGCGGCGCTGGGGATTCCAGTGGACCTTCCGCCTGATGTAGCGGCACGGATGCTCGAGCAGGAGGGCTTTGTCTTTCTCTTTGCTCCCCGGTACCATGGAGCCATGAAGTACGCAGCAGGGCCGAGACGGGAGCTGGGTATCAAGACTATCATGAACTTCGTGGGGCCGCTCTCCAACCCGGCGGGTGCGGTCTACCAGTTGGTGGGCGTCTTCTCGCGCGACTACCTCTCACTCATGGCCGAGGCAGCCCTGCAGTTGGGGGTGAGGCGGGTGATGGCGGTGCATGGGGAAGACGGGCAGGATGAGGTGTCGGTGACCGGCCGCACGTTCTACGTATACCTGGATGCGGAGGGGAGGAGGGAGGAGGGAGTCTTCGAGCCGGAGGACCTGGGGGTGGGGCGCTACCCGCTCGAGGAGGTGCTCGGTGGGACGCCTGAGGAGAACGTGGAGGAGGCGCGACGGGTTTTCGCCGGTGAGGGCAGGCCTGCGCTCCGGGATGCGGTGGCGGCGAACGCCGGGGTGGCCCTCTACGTGGCAGGAGCGGTGAGTAGCCCGTCAGAAGGGGTGGGGACGGCGCTCGATGTGCTCTCCTCTGGGAAGGTGGGGGAGTTGGTGGAACGGCTCGTCTCCCATGGGAAGGAGCGGGTATGA